One window from the genome of Atribacteraceae bacterium encodes:
- a CDS encoding GNAT family N-acetyltransferase, whose amino-acid sequence MWWKLTRSQFEQRKGEENKKALRQRVFAGEIPGLLVYAHGEAVGWCAVEPRNAFPTLERSRILKRVDDKPVWSVVCFFVARPYRRQGLSECLLQFAVEYAGSRGAQVVEGYPVASQKANYPDTFAYTGRDTVFRRVGFEEVARRSPTRPIMRYTIAHH is encoded by the coding sequence ATGTGGTGGAAGCTGACTCGATCACAATTCGAGCAGCGAAAGGGAGAAGAAAATAAAAAAGCGCTCAGGCAGAGAGTCTTCGCCGGGGAGATTCCGGGGCTTCTGGTTTATGCGCATGGCGAAGCGGTAGGCTGGTGTGCCGTGGAACCGCGGAATGCTTTTCCAACTTTAGAGCGGTCCCGTATCCTGAAAAGAGTTGACGATAAACCGGTGTGGTCCGTGGTCTGCTTTTTTGTCGCTAGACCTTATCGCCGACAGGGGCTTTCGGAATGCCTGTTGCAATTCGCCGTAGAATATGCTGGAAGCCGCGGTGCTCAAGTCGTAGAGGGGTATCCGGTAGCCTCCCAAAAAGCCAATTACCCAGATACCTTCGCTTACACCGGAAGGGATACGGTATTTCGCAGAGTCGGCTTTGAAGAGGTGGCTCGAAGATCGCCAACTCGTCCGATCATGCGCTACACTATTGCTCACCATTGA
- a CDS encoding ferredoxin translates to MAVKIDEELCIGCELCVQICPDMFDMNGEGKAVAKTGADESLDCVDEALDSCPTSAIIRE, encoded by the coding sequence ATGGCGGTTAAAATTGATGAAGAACTCTGTATTGGTTGTGAACTTTGCGTGCAAATTTGCCCGGATATGTTCGATATGAACGGTGAAGGCAAGGCAGTTGCCAAAACAGGAGCTGATGAAAGCCTCGATTGCGTCGATGAAGCACTGGACTCCTGTCCTACCAGCGCAATCATCAGGGAGTAA